The genomic stretch GTTTTAGGACCTTGGTGTGTAGTTTTGAGACACCGTCTATTTGTGAGAAATACGAACAAAATATGTACTTTGTTCATAAAGCTGTGAACTTTGTGCATAAAGTAGTATTTTTGTTAATAAACTGCAGATTTTTTTGCATAAGGCAGCGGTTTTCGTTCATAAAAAGCTTGCCCGTTGAATATGGCTTCTTTAAGTAATGGCATCCTCCACATTTTTAAATAAAAAACTGCAGAAAATCCACAAGGAATTGAATACCTTGTGGATTTTCTGCAGTTTAATTTGATTTTTGTACAAATGCCCAAATATAACCGTCTGGATCTCGTAAGCAAAATTCCTTATAGCCCCATGGTTGAACAGTAGGTTTTGTGATGACCTTTTCTCCATTTGAGAAATCTAGTGGAGTCAATTCTTTTTCTACTATGTTTTCAAATAGTGGATCGACTTCTTTTACTACGAATTGAAAGACAGCATCCGTATTTGATTGTGTTTCTGTCGGATGTAGCATTACTTCACCATCACCTACTTTAAACCAGTGCATATCTTCATGGCCTCTTAAATATTCAAATCCAACTTTTTCATACCAATTTTTAGAAGAGTTTGTGTCTTTACAAAATATAACAATATCTAAAACTCCATTCATTTAAACAGCTCCTTAACTAGTATTGTGTTCACTGTATTAACTATTCTTTATGTAATGTATTCTTACCTTTTTATTAATGGATTAATGAATGCGGATTAACATACTTTTCTAAAAAATGTCAAAATTTCTAAAGAAAAATGCCCCTTTTACCGATATATAAATATAGAACAGTTTTTTAGCCGACTTTGGCAAAAAGGGTTGCTTTCGCCATAAGTCTTATTTTTAGGCTGAGAAACTTCGAATATCGTCTCTGGTATGAGTCTAGAGTTTGCAGAATGAACAAACCTGAAATTTGGAAAGCAAGAGGGGGATCGAAAAAAGAACATTAAATTTTTTGAAATAGGAAGGAGGACGTTGCCTAATTGTTTGAAAAAAATGGTTACATCAAACAGGAAGTATGTATAGATTTCAATTAATTTATGGCAACGGGATTGTAAGATGCTTTTAAAACTATGGAATAATGTATTAAAAATAGGGATGATTTTATCTATTCTATCTAGTAGTCTCTTTTTTGGAGTAAATAGTAGTAAAGCAGCTACTACACAAACCGGCGTAGTGACTGCGGCTTCTTTAAATATGAGAACTGGACCAAGCACTGCCTATAGTAAAATCATGACCTTGAAAAAAGGAAATAAACTAACGATAACTGAAAGAAAAAATGGTTGGTATAAGTTTAAGTTTAGTAAAAAAATAGGGTGGGCATCGGCTAAGTATATTAAATTAGTTAAAAAAACTCCAACTGCTCCAAAAGTTTTATTCTCTGGTGAAATAACTGCATCTTCACTAAACGTAAGAACAAGTCCTAATGTTACGAGTAAGGTAATTACAACTCTAAAAAAAGGTACTAAAGTTTCAATCGTAGAAAAAAAATCTACTTGGTACAGAATAAATACAACCAAAGGATATGGATGGGTAAGTTCGGCATACGTGAAACAAATTGTTACTGTAGTAAAGCCGCCTTCAGCGAAACCACCAGAAGAGAGTAAACCGAATCCCCCAACAACAAAGCCACCAAGTGGAGACACTTCAGCAATCGATCAACAAGATAAAAGCGGTCGAGTTACTACCGCGTCTTTAAATGTAAGAACTGGCCCAGGTACTACGTATAAGTCAATAACAAGCATTAAAGTCGGTACTGTAGTTAAAATTAAAGCAGAAAAAGATGGATGGTATGAAATCGAAGCTGGTACGATTGTTGGGTGGGTTAGTGCGAAATATATCCAGCAGATAAGCGATGACGATATGAATTTAAAAAATTTTACTCTAGTTATTGATCCAGGGCATGGTGGAAGTGATCCTGGTGCAACATTTAAAACAAGTAGCGGGGATATCTATAAAGAAAGTATGATTGTCTTATATGTCTCCCAATTTTTAAACGATTATTTAGTGGAACTACCGATTCAAACATATTTTACTCGTGAGTCTGACACATATCCAACATTAAAGCAGCGTGTCGAATTTGCTAAATCCAAAAAGGCGAAGGCATTTATTAGTATCCATATTAATGCATCTTCTTCGCATAATGGAAATGGAACAGAAACATATTATTATGGTGAATCAAAGAATTCTCCTACTAATTCGCCGACGAAATTAGAAGATAGTATGACACTTGCTGAAACTATTCAAAATAGGCTGGTTGAAAAATTAGAGTTAAAGGATCGTGGTACTAAAAGTGGTAACTTTCAAGTAATTCGCGAATCAACGATGGCATCAATTTTAACTGAATTAGGCTATATAGATCATCCAACGGATAATGTGAAGCTAAGTAATGAGATCTGGCAGCAAGAAGCAGCTGAAGGGATTTATTTAGGAATACTAGATTACTTAAGTATTCAAGGATACAACGTAGATTCATATTATATAAACGATTAAAAGGACTCTCCAAAAGTCATTATATGACTAATGGAGAGTCCTTTTTTTAGTATTTTTCATAGAATTTCTTAGAAGTTGATGAAAATTGACAAAATTTTTCGGAAATGAAATCAAATCAACTATCGTTATAATGAAATTGTAATCTTTGCTTAAAAGTTTAAGAAGTAAAAAACAATAGAAAATAATTGGTAGGTGAGAAGAGTGAACGCAGCACTATATAAAGAAATTGAATGGATATGTCTGGAGAAAGGTTGGACAAAAACGGATTTAGCTCAAAGGTCAGGTATACATATAAGTGAAATAAGTCGTCTTTTTAATCACAAACGTTCGGTTACACTTAAATATTTGGATGCTATTACAGAGGCTATTGAGTTAGAGGAAGGTGCACTTTATTCATATTTTGCTGAGGAATGTTTTAATGAAGAACAACTATTAGATAAGCGTAAAAGTGTACAGTTTTTGTTTAAGTGTTTTTTGAAAGGTTACGAGGAACATTGTGAAAAGTTGCTACAAATAATGACGACAGAGAAATCAGACACTGCTCGGACCAATTATTTGAATTATATTTTCTTCGTTGCTGAAGAGCTTTTTAAAGCAGGAGAAGAAGAAAAAGCAATGCTATTGTATGAGATTATTATTGAAAATGATTCGAAAAATAGTATGGAACTGTTAGCAATTAGTTATTTTCGGCGGTTTTATATTTTAAGGATGACTGATGACGCCCAGCATGCATTGACGGATGTGCTTGAATATCTATTTTGTATGCCAAAAAAAGTAATAAAAGAAGCCTACTTATGGATTGTCGCATTTTACTATTGGCGTGAGCGATGGGAAGAAGTACTTTATTATGCTGAGAGGTTAAGGAAGCTTGTTAAAGACGGTGAATATTATGGTAGAGCTCTTATGTATAAGAGCTTTGCATTGGCACGTCTTGGAGGAACGCTTGAAGAAATAGTTGAATTAACTGATTGTTATGCCCAAGTAAATGACTATTTTGCAGATTTAGCGATTGGAAATCGACTTGCATCTTATTTGGATTTTGGCTACTTAGAGTATGTAGATCAGTATCTTACATGGTTAGAAGATAGAGAGGATGT from Arthrobacter citreus encodes the following:
- a CDS encoding helix-turn-helix transcriptional regulator; this translates as MNAALYKEIEWICLEKGWTKTDLAQRSGIHISEISRLFNHKRSVTLKYLDAITEAIELEEGALYSYFAEECFNEEQLLDKRKSVQFLFKCFLKGYEEHCEKLLQIMTTEKSDTARTNYLNYIFFVAEELFKAGEEEKAMLLYEIIIENDSKNSMELLAISYFRRFYILRMTDDAQHALTDVLEYLFCMPKKVIKEAYLWIVAFYYWRERWEEVLYYAERLRKLVKDGEYYGRALMYKSFALARLGGTLEEIVELTDCYAQVNDYFADLAIGNRLASYLDFGYLEYVDQYLTWLEDREDVHIGLPKVLEAYIHLNRLEDAKKILDLYKHKINELDESVESWLKQKVYLEFRYAYALFQCESLQFPNGLDELLDVAYVANQIGNLERFNKCLLVYWRYKHHATSNQINKYIQLLSINGMKESSSSNFA
- a CDS encoding SH3 domain-containing protein, whose amino-acid sequence is MLLKLWNNVLKIGMILSILSSSLFFGVNSSKAATTQTGVVTAASLNMRTGPSTAYSKIMTLKKGNKLTITERKNGWYKFKFSKKIGWASAKYIKLVKKTPTAPKVLFSGEITASSLNVRTSPNVTSKVITTLKKGTKVSIVEKKSTWYRINTTKGYGWVSSAYVKQIVTVVKPPSAKPPEESKPNPPTTKPPSGDTSAIDQQDKSGRVTTASLNVRTGPGTTYKSITSIKVGTVVKIKAEKDGWYEIEAGTIVGWVSAKYIQQISDDDMNLKNFTLVIDPGHGGSDPGATFKTSSGDIYKESMIVLYVSQFLNDYLVELPIQTYFTRESDTYPTLKQRVEFAKSKKAKAFISIHINASSSHNGNGTETYYYGESKNSPTNSPTKLEDSMTLAETIQNRLVEKLELKDRGTKSGNFQVIRESTMASILTELGYIDHPTDNVKLSNEIWQQEAAEGIYLGILDYLSIQGYNVDSYYIND